The bacterium genome window below encodes:
- a CDS encoding type VI secretion system baseplate subunit TssF, translated as MFNKYYQQELNALRELGSEFSKTHPALAPMLSGPASDPDVERLLEGVAFLTGLLRQKLDDEFPEIVHSLTNLLWPHYLK; from the coding sequence ATGTTCAACAAGTATTACCAGCAGGAGCTGAACGCCCTTCGGGAGCTGGGGTCGGAGTTCTCCAAGACGCATCCGGCCCTCGCCCCGATGCTCAGCGGCCCGGCGTCCGACCCCGACGTCGAGCGTCTTCTCGAGGGGGTCGCCTTCCTCACGGGGCTTCTGCGCCAGAAGCTCGACGACGAATTCCCGGAGATCGTCCACAGCCTGACGAACCTCCTCTGGCCGCACTACCTGAAG
- the tssE gene encoding type VI secretion system baseplate subunit TssE, protein MREERLLERVRNGERDLSRRGAEDPQRISDSVLEHLRRILNTRQGCVPIADDYGVPEFTEYLHLGAQVYRELEKILRTTIQKYEPRLKGVRVSFIPEEDDRLALQMQFQVVAKLASDPRLQVQFETSIDGNGQIRMKD, encoded by the coding sequence ATGCGGGAAGAACGGCTTCTCGAACGGGTCCGGAACGGCGAAAGGGACCTCTCCCGGCGCGGTGCTGAGGATCCGCAGAGGATCAGCGATTCGGTCCTCGAGCATCTTCGGCGGATCCTCAACACGCGCCAGGGGTGCGTTCCGATCGCCGACGATTACGGCGTTCCGGAGTTCACGGAGTACCTCCACCTCGGGGCGCAGGTGTACCGGGAGCTCGAGAAGATCCTCCGGACGACGATCCAGAAGTACGAGCCCCGCCTGAAGGGGGTCCGGGTTTCCTTCATCCCCGAGGAGGACGATCGCCTTGCCCTCCAGATGCAGTTCCAGGTCGTCGCGAAGCTGGCGAGCGATCCGCGGCTCCAGGTCCAGTTCGAGACGTCGATCGACGGCAACGGGCAGATCCGCATGAAGGATTGA
- the tssD gene encoding type VI secretion system tube protein TssD — MALNAYLRLKGQKQGDIKGSVTQKGRENSIMVIAYSHEIVSPRDAASGLPTGKRMHKPLVITKELDKSTPLLYSALVNNENIPEWKLEFWTPQLAAKTGSGSERQHYTIKLTNASIAAIGQRMLNNKNPELTRYVEYEEISFTYQKIEWTWIDGGITAEDDWEAPNA, encoded by the coding sequence ATGGCATTGAACGCTTATCTGAGATTGAAAGGCCAGAAACAGGGAGACATCAAGGGGTCGGTCACGCAGAAGGGCCGGGAAAACTCGATCATGGTCATCGCATACTCGCATGAAATCGTGTCTCCCCGGGATGCCGCCTCGGGGCTCCCCACGGGGAAACGGATGCACAAGCCGCTCGTGATCACGAAGGAGCTCGACAAGTCGACGCCCCTTCTCTACAGCGCCCTGGTCAACAATGAAAACATCCCGGAATGGAAGCTCGAGTTCTGGACGCCCCAGCTCGCGGCGAAGACGGGGTCGGGGAGCGAGAGACAGCATTACACGATCAAGCTCACGAATGCCAGCATCGCCGCGATTGGACAACGCATGCTGAACAACAAAAACCCCGAGCTTACGAGATATGTCGAGTACGAGGAGATATCCTTTACGTACCAGAAGATCGAGTGGACCTGGATCGATGGCGGGATCACCGCCGAGGACGATTGGGAAGCGCCGAACGCGTAG